One region of Termitidicoccus mucosus genomic DNA includes:
- a CDS encoding oligosaccharide repeat unit polymerase: MLTPDDVREAGVLRTPSLALALGLILVPLRVLFSSPVSLLHPVSLVTAAPVYWLLLDPIQGAYGMDSVGVKEVRLSYLAIGSFSACVWLAAFGRPWRLPRVVREAATISLGPRTLFGIGVAAFFLAFQRFAIPSGYDFGAMLGAFGKIRWAAPWSRGALGGWDAFLDHIGYFGYIVPPITAFLARRVGWLNWRTLVMMLFSFILLALFSTGGGRRIIGVMAGSGLVVWFLSSERPRLKDLALMGATCAGLLAFLQLMLNYRGVGIAAAFSEETRVESHVKHLHVDDNFLRLAQIIHIIPEQHPYTGMKWLVWVAARPVPRVLWPGKPLDPGFDLPSSQGMQGVSLSVSLVGELYMAFGFLGCIGGGLFLGYLANTLAQVMRAGPAPGALITFGAGLLALFAGMRSGIDLVLMSYGVLAWIALAWGYRQLNPETK, from the coding sequence ATGCTTACGCCGGACGATGTCCGGGAGGCGGGCGTGCTGAGAACGCCCTCTTTGGCGCTGGCACTGGGGTTGATCCTGGTACCCCTGCGGGTGCTGTTTTCCTCGCCGGTATCGTTGTTGCATCCGGTGTCGCTAGTGACTGCTGCGCCAGTGTATTGGCTGTTGCTGGATCCTATTCAGGGTGCCTATGGCATGGATTCGGTCGGGGTAAAAGAGGTGCGGTTGAGTTATCTGGCGATTGGGTCGTTCAGTGCCTGCGTATGGTTGGCGGCTTTTGGCCGGCCCTGGCGGCTGCCACGAGTCGTGCGGGAGGCGGCAACGATTTCCCTCGGGCCGCGTACCCTGTTCGGCATCGGGGTAGCGGCTTTCTTTTTGGCATTTCAGCGTTTTGCGATTCCTTCGGGTTATGATTTCGGCGCGATGCTGGGGGCCTTCGGGAAAATTCGCTGGGCTGCGCCTTGGTCGCGCGGGGCGTTAGGGGGGTGGGATGCCTTTCTGGATCACATCGGTTATTTCGGTTATATCGTGCCACCGATTACCGCGTTTCTGGCGCGGAGAGTGGGATGGTTGAATTGGCGGACACTCGTTATGATGCTTTTCTCATTTATTTTGCTGGCCTTATTTTCAACTGGAGGGGGGCGGAGGATTATCGGGGTGATGGCGGGTAGCGGTCTGGTTGTATGGTTTCTGAGTTCGGAGAGGCCGCGCCTAAAGGATCTCGCGCTGATGGGGGCCACTTGCGCGGGCTTGCTGGCCTTTCTGCAACTGATGCTGAACTATCGAGGGGTGGGCATCGCGGCGGCTTTTTCCGAGGAAACACGAGTGGAAAGTCATGTGAAGCACTTGCATGTGGATGACAATTTTCTGCGGTTGGCGCAAATTATTCATATTATTCCGGAACAGCACCCCTATACCGGGATGAAATGGCTGGTGTGGGTGGCGGCGAGGCCAGTGCCTCGAGTGCTGTGGCCGGGAAAGCCGCTGGACCCGGGGTTTGACTTGCCCTCTTCCCAAGGCATGCAGGGGGTTTCGCTATCCGTCTCGTTGGTTGGAGAGCTCTATATGGCCTTCGGGTTTCTGGGATGCATCGGGGGCGGACTTTTTCTCGGTTACCTAGCCAACACGCTGGCGCAAGTGATGCGAGCGGGACCTGCTCCGGGAGCGCTCATCACCTTCGGCGCGGGCTTGCTGGCTCTTTTCGCCGGGATGCGCTCGGGGATTGATCTGGTGCTCATGAGTTATGGCGTGCTGGCATGGATCGCCTTGGCGTGGGGGTATCGTCAGTTGAATCCGGAAACGAAGTGA
- a CDS encoding acyltransferase: MSFLGIIVRLGQGLASRWRNVWFRALGVRMTGYVWLREVSIPRQWGDIFLEKGTSLDDGVVLLCSGPSSTGKIYIRGAYLNRYTMLDAHEKIEIGEGCMIGPHCYITDADHGTNRDIPVSKQPMRCEPVILERGVWLGAGVRVLKGVTIGEGAAVGAGAVVTKDVEAWSIVAGVPARVIGHRKG, encoded by the coding sequence ATGAGTTTTTTGGGAATCATCGTGCGCTTAGGCCAAGGACTGGCTTCGCGCTGGCGCAATGTTTGGTTTCGTGCCTTGGGCGTGCGGATGACGGGGTATGTGTGGCTGCGGGAGGTGTCGATTCCCCGCCAGTGGGGCGACATTTTTCTGGAGAAAGGGACGAGTCTGGATGATGGCGTGGTGCTCTTGTGCAGCGGTCCCTCATCGACAGGGAAAATCTACATTCGAGGCGCTTACCTCAATCGTTACACGATGCTGGACGCGCACGAGAAGATTGAAATCGGGGAAGGCTGCATGATCGGCCCGCATTGCTACATCACAGACGCCGATCACGGGACGAACAGGGATATCCCCGTTTCGAAACAGCCGATGCGTTGCGAGCCAGTCATCCTGGAGCGTGGGGTTTGGTTGGGGGCGGGCGTCAGGGTTTTGAAAGGGGTGACGATCGGCGAAGGGGCGGCGGTGGGGGCGGGCGCTGTGGTGACGAAGGATGTGGAAGCATGGTCCATTGTGGCCGGAGTGCCGGCGAGGGTAATCGGGCATCGGAAGGGATGA
- a CDS encoding ABC transporter ATP-binding protein, whose translation MDDARLLLYAGLFAVLMLLLATLFNILGEYSRNRYAQQFAHWLRLRLLRRIVARPYGDFLQQHSGVLVKKVVDDVRSFVNDIFLPLLDSMARLTIILLLVATLFLVHPWIALGAAGGLTLYYLGIFRLLSGRRRLVSEQLKIANRGTYLHAQQLLGGIKPIKVHRAEEPFIGKFAIHSGQLAKYTPWQPIYANVPRHLIEPLAFGGLVLAVLICAARGQNISAILPNLGVIALAGYRLLPAVQLLYGQFTQIGTTLHALDEVYDEFLVAEKDEALDRGSSDGFFPQPPRLTWERAIIVENLGFCYPGTARPVIQNLNLVIPKNTSLGIVGQTGCGKSTLVDLLLGLHVPSSGRILIDDTPLGPGNRRAWRGGIGYVPQDIFLIDDTIAANVAFGVPEKEIDANALRRAAGAAQILDFIEKETPVGWQTLVGERGVRLSGGQRQRIGLARALYHQPDLLILDEATSALDNATEAEVMRAIDNLQGKITMIVIAHRTRTVEKCDARLEMRTLRRQSVPLLPSTSANRILRSSVSQT comes from the coding sequence ATGGACGATGCCCGACTCCTTTTGTATGCCGGTCTCTTTGCCGTGCTCATGCTGCTATTAGCGACTCTATTTAATATTCTGGGAGAATACTCTCGCAACCGCTACGCCCAGCAGTTTGCCCACTGGCTGCGGCTTCGCCTGCTCCGCCGGATCGTCGCCCGGCCCTATGGAGACTTTCTCCAACAACACTCCGGCGTGCTGGTCAAAAAAGTGGTGGACGATGTCCGCAGTTTCGTGAACGACATTTTCCTTCCCCTGCTCGACAGCATGGCACGACTTACGATCATCCTGCTCCTCGTCGCCACCCTCTTTCTCGTCCACCCTTGGATCGCGTTGGGTGCGGCCGGCGGACTTACGCTCTACTACCTCGGCATCTTCCGCCTCCTGTCCGGTCGCCGCCGCCTCGTCAGCGAACAACTCAAGATCGCTAACCGCGGCACTTACCTCCACGCCCAGCAGCTTCTGGGCGGCATCAAGCCCATCAAGGTCCACCGTGCCGAGGAACCCTTCATTGGCAAATTCGCCATCCACTCCGGCCAACTTGCCAAATACACGCCTTGGCAGCCCATTTATGCGAACGTGCCACGCCATCTCATCGAACCGCTCGCCTTCGGTGGCCTAGTGCTCGCGGTCCTGATCTGCGCCGCCCGAGGACAAAACATCTCCGCCATCCTCCCCAATCTCGGCGTCATAGCGCTGGCTGGCTATCGTCTGCTACCCGCCGTCCAGCTCCTCTATGGCCAATTCACCCAGATCGGCACCACCCTGCACGCCCTCGACGAGGTTTATGACGAATTTCTCGTGGCCGAAAAAGACGAGGCACTGGACCGCGGCTCCTCCGATGGCTTTTTCCCTCAGCCACCACGCCTGACGTGGGAGCGCGCCATTATCGTGGAAAACCTCGGCTTCTGCTATCCCGGAACGGCTCGTCCGGTCATCCAAAATCTGAACCTCGTCATCCCCAAAAACACCTCGCTCGGCATCGTCGGTCAGACCGGCTGCGGCAAATCCACCCTCGTCGATCTCCTGCTCGGGCTCCATGTCCCATCCTCCGGGCGCATCCTCATCGACGACACCCCGCTCGGTCCCGGAAACCGCCGGGCCTGGCGCGGCGGGATCGGCTATGTGCCGCAGGACATCTTCCTTATTGATGATACCATTGCCGCCAATGTCGCCTTCGGGGTGCCTGAAAAGGAGATCGACGCAAACGCGCTCCGACGTGCTGCCGGTGCCGCGCAGATTCTCGACTTTATCGAGAAAGAGACGCCGGTGGGCTGGCAGACCCTCGTCGGCGAACGCGGCGTGAGACTCTCCGGCGGTCAGCGCCAGCGCATCGGCCTCGCCCGCGCGCTCTATCACCAGCCCGACTTGCTCATCCTCGACGAGGCCACCAGCGCCCTCGACAACGCCACCGAGGCAGAAGTGATGCGCGCCATCGACAACCTGCAGGGCAAGATCACCATGATCGTGATCGCCCACCGCACCCGCACCGTCGAAAAGTGCGATGCACGGCTGGAGATGCGGACTCTGCGGCGGCAGTCGGTCCCGCTTCTCCCATCGACCTCGGCGAACCGCATCCTTCGGTCCAGCGTTTCACAAACCTGA
- a CDS encoding glycosyltransferase family 2 protein: protein MPSLSVNGIRDSADFDADKMTVTATLVITTKNRKEELRNALASALRQSEPLEIIVIDDGSTDGTSEMVCREFPSVRLERSEISLGLIAQRNRGAALAEGDVIFSIDDDAEFSNSDVVMHTLADFAGHEEIGAVAIPYIEPHKQNMVQQKAPDEEGVWAVSTYIGTAHAVRRELFLKLGGYRELLVHQGEENDFCIRLMDDGYYVRLGNAPMILHHESPKRDFSRMDYYGARNAVLFAWQNVPWPYLPIHLIVTTGKCLMWSWEPARLRIRARALWEAWKMIPTLERKAVRAETYRRFRELRQAWRMGYREGLVVWPLL, encoded by the coding sequence ATGCCGAGCCTGTCCGTGAATGGAATTCGAGATTCAGCCGATTTTGATGCGGATAAAATGACTGTGACCGCCACACTTGTCATCACGACGAAAAACCGCAAGGAAGAACTGAGGAATGCCTTGGCGTCCGCCTTGAGGCAGTCGGAGCCATTGGAAATCATAGTGATTGACGACGGTTCTACAGACGGGACGAGTGAGATGGTGTGCCGCGAGTTTCCTTCCGTCCGGCTGGAAAGGTCGGAAATATCCTTGGGATTGATCGCGCAGCGGAACCGGGGGGCGGCACTGGCTGAGGGGGATGTGATTTTTTCGATCGATGATGATGCAGAGTTTTCCAATTCGGACGTAGTAATGCATACGTTGGCTGATTTTGCAGGTCATGAGGAGATCGGTGCGGTGGCGATCCCGTATATTGAGCCACACAAGCAGAATATGGTGCAGCAAAAGGCGCCCGATGAAGAAGGCGTGTGGGCGGTTTCAACCTATATTGGAACCGCGCATGCGGTGCGGCGAGAGTTGTTTTTGAAATTGGGCGGTTACCGGGAATTGTTGGTTCACCAGGGCGAGGAGAATGACTTTTGTATTCGCTTGATGGATGATGGTTATTATGTGAGACTTGGAAATGCTCCTATGATTTTACACCATGAATCTCCGAAACGGGATTTTTCGAGAATGGATTACTACGGAGCGAGGAACGCGGTCTTGTTTGCGTGGCAGAATGTGCCGTGGCCTTATCTTCCGATTCATTTGATAGTGACTACGGGCAAGTGTCTGATGTGGTCTTGGGAACCGGCGCGGTTACGGATTCGCGCCCGGGCTTTATGGGAAGCGTGGAAAATGATTCCAACGCTGGAGCGGAAGGCAGTTCGGGCTGAAACTTATCGGCGGTTCCGGGAATTGCGGCAGGCTTGGCGTATGGGGTACCGCGAAGGGCTTGTTGTATGGCCGCTTTTGTAA
- a CDS encoding glycosyltransferase family 2 protein, with product MLFSVIIPSYNRLELLKEALDSVWWQTFTDYEVIVVDDGSSDGTWEYLLSQGERLTALRQANAGPGPARNLGAKHAKGEYLAFLDSDDLWFPWTLATYHSVIKENGLPSFIAGKPFRFDHADQLARVESEQLEVLNFRDYYESGDEWRWHGVSSFVIRRNVFQGSGGFPNDFFNGEDADLAMRLGVSPGFIQIVRRCSFGYRNHGGNITKDVINGLSGINRNLTHEQTGVYPGGSMRAKERSRILTRQVRSASLEYLHARLISEAWHLYRQTFFWHVRLGRWKYLLGFPVKALLS from the coding sequence ATGTTGTTTTCCGTTATCATTCCCTCCTACAACCGATTGGAGTTGCTCAAGGAAGCGCTGGATTCTGTGTGGTGGCAGACCTTCACGGACTACGAGGTGATTGTGGTGGACGACGGCTCTTCGGACGGCACATGGGAGTATCTGCTTTCTCAGGGAGAGCGGTTGACGGCGTTGCGACAGGCAAACGCGGGGCCGGGGCCGGCACGGAATTTGGGTGCCAAGCATGCCAAAGGAGAGTATCTGGCATTTCTCGATAGTGATGATCTTTGGTTTCCTTGGACACTAGCCACATATCATTCGGTGATAAAAGAGAATGGATTGCCGAGCTTTATCGCTGGAAAGCCGTTCCGGTTTGATCATGCCGATCAGTTGGCTCGTGTAGAATCCGAACAATTGGAGGTTCTGAATTTCAGGGATTATTATGAATCTGGTGATGAATGGCGTTGGCATGGAGTTTCTTCGTTTGTCATCCGGCGTAATGTATTCCAAGGCTCGGGGGGATTTCCCAACGATTTTTTCAATGGAGAGGATGCGGATTTAGCGATGAGGCTCGGAGTATCGCCAGGATTTATTCAGATTGTCCGCCGTTGCTCCTTTGGTTATCGGAATCATGGCGGGAACATCACAAAAGATGTCATCAACGGGCTGTCTGGAATCAACCGGAACTTGACGCATGAACAGACGGGCGTCTATCCGGGCGGAAGCATGCGTGCGAAGGAGAGGAGCCGGATTTTGACGAGGCAAGTCAGGTCTGCCTCTCTTGAGTACCTCCATGCTAGGCTTATTTCTGAGGCTTGGCATTTGTATCGCCAAACGTTTTTTTGGCACGTTCGGCTGGGGAGATGGAAATACCTGCTGGGATTTCCCGTCAAGGCGTTGCTGTCATGA
- a CDS encoding glycosyltransferase family 2 protein: MSPPDTFRKLVFVVPLQSPEVSRNWPLVSRLATGCIGSILNQSHPAFHAILVCNRRPENLLVHPRLTVIEESFPIPDGVRLKRIGDKYRKIHRGLVEARQFAPCPIMRVDADDRISSHLAGWVASHFSPYGWIVNRGYVHDIGSRWFYAENCFHLRCGTSHVIHVGPGDLPQDMDDNPDNIELLKWGHHIIKARMEATNRPLLPIPFRPVVYMVGTGDNDSGFSLKGWRSKKIMLKKLLGLRPLTARLRREFLLGPS; the protein is encoded by the coding sequence ATGTCGCCTCCAGACACCTTTCGCAAGCTGGTCTTTGTCGTACCCCTGCAAAGCCCCGAGGTTTCCCGCAACTGGCCGCTGGTCTCGCGTCTGGCAACAGGATGTATCGGCTCCATCCTCAACCAAAGCCACCCTGCGTTTCACGCCATCCTCGTCTGCAACCGGCGTCCCGAAAATCTGCTTGTCCACCCCCGGTTGACCGTAATCGAGGAATCCTTCCCCATCCCTGACGGGGTTCGCCTCAAGCGTATTGGGGACAAATACCGGAAAATCCATCGGGGTCTGGTCGAAGCCCGTCAGTTCGCGCCCTGCCCGATCATGCGGGTTGACGCAGATGATCGTATCAGCAGCCACTTGGCCGGATGGGTTGCATCTCATTTCTCTCCTTACGGATGGATCGTCAATCGCGGCTATGTTCACGATATCGGAAGTCGTTGGTTTTATGCCGAAAACTGCTTTCATCTGCGCTGCGGCACCTCTCACGTCATACATGTCGGTCCCGGCGACCTACCCCAAGATATGGATGACAATCCGGACAACATTGAACTGCTCAAGTGGGGCCATCACATCATCAAGGCCCGTATGGAGGCAACCAATCGTCCCCTCCTTCCCATCCCCTTCCGTCCTGTGGTCTATATGGTCGGAACCGGTGACAATGATTCCGGATTTTCCCTGAAAGGCTGGCGCAGCAAGAAAATCATGCTCAAAAAACTGCTTGGCCTGCGGCCATTGACGGCAAGGTTGCGCCGGGAATTTCTTCTTGGACCTTCATGA
- a CDS encoding class I SAM-dependent methyltransferase translates to MKTEFQFIPTLSHLISSRRTQGESGREFEGLASLSTVKNLATLQMLLESSPQLRTLEVGFAFGGSALLFAGIHRKQRRMPERQHVAIDPYQKSVWDNAGIENMKREGLLEYLDFRKDYSSVVLADLFHAGEKFDFIYIDGSHLFEDVFVDAYFAVRLLSPGGLVVFDDSSDPHVAKVIKFIRRNLKGRLTKVDLSIYRPEGLERVKYKVASALGKVQLTVFRLDAEPVREWNSRFSRF, encoded by the coding sequence ATGAAGACAGAATTTCAATTTATTCCCACTTTGAGCCATTTGATCTCCAGTCGGAGAACGCAGGGAGAATCCGGCCGTGAATTCGAGGGACTCGCCTCTTTGTCAACCGTGAAAAATTTAGCCACGCTGCAAATGTTGCTGGAGTCCTCTCCGCAGTTGAGAACCTTGGAAGTTGGTTTTGCTTTTGGCGGGTCAGCGCTGTTGTTCGCGGGCATTCACAGGAAACAGAGGCGTATGCCCGAAAGGCAGCATGTCGCGATTGATCCCTATCAAAAATCGGTCTGGGACAATGCGGGCATCGAAAACATGAAGCGGGAAGGGTTGCTGGAGTATCTGGACTTTCGTAAAGATTATTCTTCTGTTGTGCTTGCCGATTTGTTCCATGCCGGGGAAAAATTCGATTTTATCTACATTGACGGTTCTCATTTGTTCGAGGATGTGTTTGTGGATGCTTATTTTGCGGTTCGCCTTCTTTCGCCGGGTGGATTGGTTGTCTTTGACGACAGTTCCGACCCTCATGTGGCGAAGGTGATCAAGTTCATCCGCCGCAATCTGAAGGGGAGGTTGACTAAGGTGGATCTTTCCATTTACCGTCCTGAGGGCCTGGAGAGGGTGAAATACAAGGTGGCCAGCGCTCTGGGAAAGGTTCAATTGACGGTCTTTCGGCTGGATGCCGAGCCTGTCCGTGAATGGAATTCGAGATTCAGCCGATTTTGA
- a CDS encoding glycosyltransferase family A protein: MVIATMGRPELLRDTLASLAAQTAKPYRAVIVDASGTGATKALCSAFPEELRLDYQTAQARSAARQRNQGAFASDRETIGV, encoded by the coding sequence GTGGTCATCGCCACCATGGGCCGACCCGAATTGCTACGCGACACTCTCGCCAGCCTTGCGGCACAAACCGCAAAACCGTATCGTGCGGTGATCGTGGATGCCTCGGGTACCGGCGCCACCAAAGCGCTTTGCTCGGCCTTCCCCGAGGAATTGCGCCTCGACTATCAGACCGCCCAGGCCAGAAGCGCCGCCCGTCAGCGCAATCAAGGGGCTTTCGCATCTGACAGGGAAACCATTGGAGTGTAA
- a CDS encoding acyltransferase family protein, whose product MVFLQTVAVPVFGTNSPLWSLANEFWYYVLFPLLCWAVAWKRPMRAMAAAGLCGFLLWWLPGGLAAKMGIWLFGTAAGNGCFDAGCRGRFIWRLLGAGIFALVLAGSKWRPQEINDWVVGGVFALWLPALSGRWSAPEWLRRMAKGLAEISYTLYVVHFPLLFLAVTAGLQGRQWLPDGMGLGIYTAFLAGTVAVSVGWWWCFEKRTESVRAWVQRQWG is encoded by the coding sequence GTGGTGTTTTTGCAAACGGTGGCAGTGCCGGTTTTCGGAACCAACAGTCCGTTGTGGAGTCTGGCCAACGAGTTCTGGTATTACGTGTTGTTTCCTTTGCTTTGCTGGGCGGTGGCATGGAAACGACCGATGCGGGCGATGGCGGCGGCAGGGCTTTGCGGTTTCCTGCTCTGGTGGCTGCCGGGAGGATTGGCGGCGAAGATGGGCATCTGGCTTTTCGGCACGGCGGCGGGGAATGGGTGCTTTGACGCAGGTTGCAGGGGGCGGTTCATTTGGCGGCTGCTGGGGGCCGGCATCTTCGCGCTTGTCTTGGCGGGCAGCAAGTGGAGGCCACAGGAGATCAACGACTGGGTGGTCGGCGGGGTTTTCGCGCTGTGGCTGCCGGCTTTGAGCGGACGCTGGAGCGCGCCGGAGTGGCTGCGCCGCATGGCCAAGGGGCTGGCGGAGATTTCCTATACCCTGTATGTGGTGCATTTTCCGCTGCTGTTTCTGGCGGTAACGGCGGGTTTGCAGGGCAGGCAATGGCTGCCCGATGGGATGGGCTTGGGGATCTATACCGCGTTTTTGGCGGGCACCGTGGCGGTGTCCGTGGGATGGTGGTGGTGTTTCGAGAAGAGAACGGAATCGGTGCGGGCTTGGGTGCAGCGGCAATGGGGATGA
- a CDS encoding glycosyltransferase family 4 protein, translating to MTGKRNWIACQLGAREHYAIPRALESEGRLRRLLTEAWVPPGSLWGNLRRSLRERHHSEIPAERVRSCTGRAVGFEMRLKARGHGGWEEILARNDWFQRQALGWLEKELPEAEAVDERPTLFSFSYTAREPFRWAKKRGWRTILGQIDGGLGEALHMKEICRKYSESSSAPSSAPVSYWEQWQEEWELADMIVVNSEWSRKLLAGEGVPKEKMTVVPLAYRSPEGSRDFVRAYPQKFTAWRPLRVLFLGQVTVRKGVLELLEAARRLEGLPVEFWMVGPVLLPVPEVLKGLRNVRWRGAVPRGQTVEFYREADVFLFPTHSDGFGLTQLEAQAWKLPVIASLHCGRVVASGQNGLLLPEVSGRAIEEAIRMCLEDPARLAAWSCKADDLSEYGLERLTKRLKDF from the coding sequence ATGACGGGAAAACGGAACTGGATCGCCTGCCAGCTCGGCGCGCGGGAGCATTATGCGATCCCGCGGGCGCTGGAGAGCGAGGGACGTTTGCGGAGGCTGCTGACGGAGGCATGGGTGCCGCCGGGAAGTCTGTGGGGAAACTTGCGGCGATCTTTGCGGGAGCGGCATCACTCTGAAATCCCGGCTGAGCGCGTGCGGTCATGCACCGGCCGTGCGGTGGGTTTTGAAATGCGGTTGAAGGCGCGCGGGCATGGCGGCTGGGAGGAGATTCTGGCGCGCAACGACTGGTTCCAGCGGCAGGCGCTGGGCTGGCTGGAAAAAGAGCTGCCGGAAGCCGAAGCCGTGGACGAAAGGCCGACGCTGTTTTCCTTCAGCTATACGGCGCGTGAGCCTTTTCGCTGGGCGAAGAAGCGTGGGTGGCGGACAATTTTGGGGCAGATTGATGGCGGTCTCGGCGAAGCGCTGCATATGAAGGAAATTTGTCGGAAATATTCCGAATCGAGTTCCGCACCATCATCGGCGCCAGTGTCCTATTGGGAGCAATGGCAGGAGGAGTGGGAGCTGGCGGACATGATTGTGGTGAATTCGGAGTGGTCGCGAAAGCTGCTGGCCGGGGAGGGCGTGCCGAAGGAAAAGATGACAGTCGTTCCGCTGGCCTACCGTTCCCCGGAAGGAAGCCGCGATTTCGTGCGAGCTTATCCGCAAAAATTCACTGCATGGAGACCACTGCGGGTGCTGTTTCTGGGACAGGTAACCGTCCGGAAAGGGGTGCTGGAACTGCTGGAGGCGGCGAGGCGTTTGGAAGGTCTGCCAGTTGAATTTTGGATGGTAGGACCGGTTTTACTGCCGGTGCCGGAAGTGCTCAAGGGACTGCGCAACGTGCGTTGGCGCGGTGCGGTGCCAAGGGGGCAAACAGTGGAGTTTTACCGGGAGGCGGATGTGTTTCTGTTTCCGACACATAGCGATGGTTTCGGGCTGACCCAGTTGGAAGCGCAGGCGTGGAAGTTGCCAGTGATTGCGTCTTTGCATTGCGGCCGGGTGGTGGCATCAGGGCAGAATGGGCTGTTGCTGCCGGAGGTGAGCGGGCGAGCCATCGAAGAGGCGATCAGGATGTGCTTGGAGGACCCCGCCCGACTGGCAGCATGGTCGTGCAAAGCAGATGATTTGTCAGAATACGGGCTGGAGCGTCTGACAAAACGTTTGAAGGATTTTTAA
- a CDS encoding FkbM family methyltransferase: MLKFLIAQACTSLANLLLERLRNKVPVGMNREEFRLCVLSFSQFGEDLAALRLAQNMGIDHGIYVDVGAFHPIHLSNTLLLYKKRWRGVNIDTNPQKIDLFNKLRPGDCNVCAAISDIPAFYKTQNAGRTTETISILEHPSATGARTQTLDQVLARSPFANQPIDYLNIDCEKHDIHVLKSVSLETYRPAFLSIEALDFAAEQEIRQYLEPKGYSLCEKIHWTLFFKSLQRSSR, from the coding sequence ATGTTGAAATTTCTGATCGCCCAAGCATGCACATCGCTTGCCAATCTCTTGCTGGAACGGCTCAGGAACAAAGTTCCTGTTGGCATGAACCGTGAGGAATTTCGCCTCTGCGTCCTTTCTTTTTCTCAATTTGGTGAAGATCTCGCAGCCCTGCGCTTGGCCCAAAACATGGGTATCGACCACGGCATATACGTCGATGTGGGCGCTTTTCACCCCATCCATTTGTCCAACACGCTGCTTCTCTACAAAAAGAGATGGCGCGGAGTCAACATAGACACAAACCCTCAAAAAATAGACCTCTTCAACAAACTGAGGCCCGGCGACTGCAATGTTTGCGCCGCCATCAGTGATATACCCGCTTTTTATAAAACCCAAAATGCCGGAAGAACCACGGAAACAATCTCGATTCTTGAGCATCCCTCTGCGACTGGCGCGCGAACCCAAACCCTGGATCAGGTTTTGGCCCGGTCTCCTTTCGCCAACCAGCCGATCGACTACCTGAACATCGACTGTGAAAAACACGATATCCATGTTCTCAAGTCTGTTTCTCTGGAAACTTACAGGCCCGCCTTCCTTTCCATCGAAGCACTGGATTTCGCAGCCGAACAAGAAATCAGACAATACCTTGAGCCCAAAGGATACTCACTTTGCGAGAAAATCCATTGGACGCTTTTTTTCAAAAGCCTGCAACGTTCTAGTCGCTGA
- a CDS encoding glycosyltransferase family 2 protein yields MRISIIIPSHNAGRWVSHAIESALAQTWPETEVIVVDDASSDDSVAKIRTFGDRVRFLQGVWHNGNAARNAGLAAATGEWVQFLDADDYLESQKITWQFSETDDLASADVLYSPVLVETWCNGRPANREPTCIDTGTDIFTQWFTWQLPQTGSALWRREALLRIGGWKDGQPCCQEHELYLRALQTALRFRFCPTPGAVYRIWSEETVCRKDPLLVIREKTKLIDAALAWLTVHDRLSPAHRDAAGQACFGMARTWAKSDLSKAASYAGERRRLRRFLPRGPAAPPCYRLALALCGFRFAECIARWTR; encoded by the coding sequence ATGAGAATCTCCATCATCATCCCCAGTCACAACGCCGGACGCTGGGTGTCCCATGCCATCGAAAGCGCGCTGGCCCAGACGTGGCCGGAAACCGAGGTCATCGTGGTGGACGACGCCTCGTCTGACGACAGTGTCGCCAAAATCCGGACTTTCGGCGACCGCGTGCGCTTCCTCCAAGGCGTTTGGCACAACGGCAACGCCGCCCGCAACGCGGGCCTCGCCGCCGCTACCGGTGAATGGGTGCAGTTTCTCGACGCTGACGATTATCTCGAATCCCAAAAGATCACCTGGCAGTTCTCCGAGACCGACGACCTTGCCTCCGCCGATGTGCTCTACAGCCCTGTCCTCGTAGAAACTTGGTGCAACGGACGCCCGGCTAATCGCGAGCCCACCTGTATCGACACGGGAACCGACATCTTCACCCAATGGTTCACCTGGCAGCTCCCCCAGACCGGCAGTGCGCTCTGGCGGCGCGAAGCACTGTTACGCATCGGTGGCTGGAAAGACGGACAGCCCTGTTGTCAGGAACACGAGCTCTACCTGCGCGCCCTCCAGACTGCCCTGCGTTTCCGCTTCTGCCCCACGCCCGGTGCGGTTTACCGCATCTGGTCGGAAGAAACCGTCTGCCGCAAGGATCCGCTTCTCGTCATCCGGGAAAAAACCAAATTGATCGACGCTGCACTCGCTTGGCTGACCGTCCACGACCGGCTTTCGCCTGCTCATCGGGATGCCGCTGGCCAGGCCTGTTTTGGAATGGCGCGAACATGGGCCAAGTCCGATCTGTCCAAAGCCGCCTCCTACGCCGGAGAGCGCCGCCGGCTCCGCCGCTTCCTCCCGCGAGGCCCGGCCGCTCCCCCGTGCTACCGTCTCGCCCTTGCCCTCTGCGGCTTCCGATTTGCCGAATGTATCGCACGATGGACCCGTTGA